In Dermacentor albipictus isolate Rhodes 1998 colony chromosome 6, USDA_Dalb.pri_finalv2, whole genome shotgun sequence, the following proteins share a genomic window:
- the LOC135905038 gene encoding serine/arginine repetitive matrix protein 2-like has protein sequence MKKTESKGKACAKCKAELVPVAPVAHGDTASTASGTASASSSSEGLRDFEDAAWEMVGSTSNSTAAIEARLKAEQKAPRKRRMVGRSFSKTMYPGATSSDSSSSVNAKSATGGRSICNSAFVYPAVAIIVTVLVTGAIMAALRREGANADEQLRTGLPKKATSSLTECPCNGGASSTPADPEEDDVDSEQPDTTRHRPTRRRRRRSSVEHSTALGRGRTPDGVRAEAATNASEATSSSGTSEREPSNGVTTTQRATEGKRHKTATRSHRRRGGSGSTHRSRRVDSPTTATTLGKKYRSTTTVGDDQFSEWAVRAKGRNAVANTWSTTGDRIKNGKAKSLKGAPVTKPGNVSASRVEPPTERGADADVRRHQRDADGTTRGKRRPKRRKRPTSLRTRRSKSAPVT, from the exons ATGAAAAAAACCGAAAGCAAAGGCAAAGCGTGCGCGAAGTGCAAGGCCGAGCTGGTTCCCGTCGCGCCTGTCGCGCACGGTGACACAGCCTCGACTGCAAGCGGGACCGCGAGCGCCAGCTCTTCGAGCGAAGGCCTGCGCGACTTCGAGGACGCCGCGTGGGAGATGGTGGGCAGCACCAGCAACAGCACGGCGGCCATTGAGGCCCGTCTCAAGGCGGAGCAGAAGGCGCCGCGCAAAAGGCGCATGGTCGGCCGCAGCTTCAGCAAGACCATGTACCCCGGCGCGACGAGCAGCGACAGTTCGTCGTCTGTGAACGCGAAGAGCGCAACCGGCGGTCGATCGAT CTGCAACAGCGCCTTCGTGTACCCGGCAGTGGCCATCATCGTGACCGTGCTCGTCACTGGCGCAATCATGGCGGCTCTGCGAAGGGAAGGGGCGAACGCCGACGAACAGCTGCGCACCGGTCTCCCAAAGAAGGCGACGTCCTCTCTGACCGAGTGCCCCTGCAACGGTGGTGCGAGCAGCACCCCCGCCGACCCCGAAGAAGACGACGTCGACTCCGAACAGCCGGACACGACTCGACACCGCCCGACTagacgccgccgccgtcgctccAGCGTCGAGCACTCGACAGCGCTCGGGAGAGGGAGGACCCCGGACGGAGTTCGCGCCGAGGCCGCGACGAACGCGAGCGAAGCGACGAGCTCTTCCGGAACCTCAGAGCGTGAACCATCTAACGGGGTGACAACGACGCAGCGCGCCACCGAAGGAAAGCGGCACAAAACGGCGACGCGAAGCCATCGAAGACGCGGCGGCAGTGGGTCGACTCATAGGAGTCGCCGAGTCGACTCGCCTACTACTGCCACAACGCTGGGAAAGAAATACCGTTCGACGACGACGGTCGGCGATGACCAGTTCTCGGAATGGGCGGTCAGAGCGAAAGGGAGAAACGCGGTAGCCAACACGTGGTCGACGACTGGAGACAGAATTAAGAACGGCAAGGCGAAGTCGTTGAAAGGGGCTCCCGTGACCAAGCCAGGCAACGTCTCAGCCTCGAGGGTGGAACCCCCGACTGAGCGCGGCGCGGACGCAGATGTACGACGTCATCAGCGAGACGCCGACGGAACCACTCGTGGAAAACGCCGCCCTAAGCGTCGCAAACGGCCTACGTCGCTTCGTACGAGACGAAGCAAAAGTGCACCTGTGACGTAG